Proteins encoded together in one Amblyomma americanum isolate KBUSLIRL-KWMA chromosome 1, ASM5285725v1, whole genome shotgun sequence window:
- the LOC144115528 gene encoding uncharacterized protein LOC144115528 codes for MRSLIVIASLIGLTVAGSLGGYGGPSSGDAAGDSGGGGSGWQPEAGGGGKGGSSGGGWQPQGGDSGAGGGGGGSGGWQASGGTGGGGGGGGSGWQPQGGGGSGGAGWQPAGGGGAGGWQGGGLGAAAGAGAGSGHGGSGGDGVKHIYIIRTVTTTGGGGGGGGGGHGGGGHGGAGKSGHGGGAVGGWQAGGGSGGSGWQAGGGAGGWQAGGGGGASGWQVGGSTGGWPSGGGGGAGSGGWPSGGGGSGAGGWPSGGGSAGWQSGGSGGWQTGGGGGHGGKGGGGAAGGATKHVYIIKTLSSSSGGGSHGGTGGHGGHSGGGAHGGGGHGGTSGHGGAGAHGGAGGHGGHGGGQHGASGGGAPESIIVIRTDGGGAGGGHGGHGGGHGGHGGGHGGVSSFGGAAAVSHGTVASAAAGAVWRATLGGGGAGAGWPAAVSDGAGAGWQSGGSSGGWQSGGGGGSGGGWQPSGGDVGGGWQPAGGAAGGGGGAGWW; via the exons ATGAGGTCTCTG ATAGTGATAGCATCCCTGATCGGGCTTACGGTAGCCGGTAGCCTCGGAGGCTACGGAGGTCCCAGCAGCGGCGATGCGGCGGGAGACTCCGGCGGAGGAGGCTCTGGCTGGCAACCAGAAGCCGGCGGTGGCGGCAAGGGTGGTTCGTCCGGTGGCGGCTGGCAGCCACAAGGTGGTGACTCCGGagctggtggcggcggcggcggtagcgGCGGCTGGCAGGCGTCAGGCGGCACcggtggcggtggtggcggcgggGGAAGCGGATGGCAGCCCCAGGGTGGAGGAGGTTCAGGTGGTGCTGGCTGGCAGCCTGCTGGCGGAGGTGGAGCAGGTGGATGGCAGGGAGGAGGCCTCGGTGCCGCAGCCGGAGCCGGAGCGGGAAGCG GTCATGGCGGAAGTGGTGGTGACGGTGTGAAGCACATCTATATTATTCGTACTGTAACCACCAccggtggcggtggcggcggcggcggcggtgggcaTGGCGGTGGTGGACACGGCGGTGCTGGAAAGTCTGGCCATGGTGGAGGCGCTGTAGGAGGCTGGCAGGCTGGTGGTGGCTCTGGCGGCTCCGGCTGGCAAGCTGGAGGAGGTGCTGGGGGTTGGCAAGCCGGCGGAGGCGGCGGTGCTTCTGGCTGGCAAGTTGGTGGCAGCACAGGAGGCTGGCctagcggcggtggcggcggtgctGGCTCTGGTGGTTGGCCCAGCGGGGGTGGCGGCTCTGGCGCTGGTGGATGGCCAAGCGGTGGCGGCTCGGCCGGGTGGCAGAGTGGCGGAAGTGGGGGATGGCAGACTGGCGGCGGAGGCGGCCACGGTGGCAAGGGCGGCGGCGGAGCTGCTGGTGGCGCGACCAAACACGTGTACATAATCAAGACACTGAGCTCTAGCTCAGGAGGTGGCAGCCACGGAGGTACCGGGGGTCACGGGGGCCATAGCGGCGGTGGAGCGCATGGTGGCGGCGGTCACGGAGGCACCAGTGGTCACGGAGGCGCCGGCGCTCACGGTGGAGCAGGCGGCCACGGCGGACACGGTGGAGGACAGCACGGCGCTTCGGGAGGTGGCGCTCCCGAGAGCATaattgtcatccgcactgacggcGGAGGGGCTGGTGGCGGCCACGGAGGCCACGGTGGCGGCCACGGAGGCCACGGTGGTGGTCACGGCGGAGTAAGCAGCTTCGGAGGAGCAGCTGCGGTGAGCCATGGTACCGTCGCCAGCGCTGCAGCTGGAGCTGTATGGAGAGCCACTCTTGGCGGCGGCGGAGCAGGCGCAGGCTGGCCTGCGGCCGTCAGTGACGGCGCTGGAGCTGGCTGGCAGTCCGGAGGCTCGTCTGGCGGCTGGCAGTcgggaggcggcggcggcagcggtggtggctggcAGCCCTCTGGTGGGGATGTCGGAGGCGGCTGGCAACCCGCAGGCGGGGCGGCCGGAGGAGGAGGCGGTGCGGGTTGGTGGTAG